One Desulfobulbus propionicus DSM 2032 DNA segment encodes these proteins:
- a CDS encoding flavodoxin family protein → MNVVAFNGSPNKNGNTYHAIQMVADALAQEGIATEIIHVGNKAIRGCLACGQCFKKRNEQCVQTEDPVNEWIQKMKAADGILLGSPVHFSAIGGTMKSFLDRVFYVTGVNNGMLRHKVGASVVAVRRSGGLPTFNQLNNFICYSEMLMPSANYWNVIHGTRPGEAVKDEEGTQIMRTLGKNMAWLMKLVEHGKATIPPPERENKIYMNFIR, encoded by the coding sequence ATGAACGTCGTGGCCTTTAACGGCAGTCCCAACAAGAACGGCAACACCTATCACGCCATCCAGATGGTCGCCGATGCGCTGGCCCAGGAAGGTATCGCCACCGAGATCATCCATGTGGGCAACAAGGCCATCCGTGGCTGCCTGGCCTGTGGCCAGTGTTTCAAGAAGCGCAACGAGCAGTGCGTGCAGACCGAGGATCCGGTCAACGAGTGGATCCAGAAGATGAAGGCGGCCGACGGCATCCTCCTTGGCTCGCCGGTGCATTTCTCGGCCATCGGCGGCACCATGAAATCCTTTCTCGACCGGGTGTTTTACGTCACCGGGGTCAACAACGGCATGCTGCGCCACAAGGTCGGCGCCTCGGTGGTGGCGGTACGCCGCTCCGGCGGGTTACCCACCTTCAACCAACTGAATAATTTCATCTGTTATTCGGAAATGCTGATGCCATCGGCCAACTACTGGAACGTGATCCATGGCACCCGCCCCGGCGAGGCGGTCAAGGACGAGGAAGGCACCCAGATCATGCGCACCCTGGGCAAGAACATGGCCTGGCTGATGAAACTGGTCGAGCACGGCAAGGCCACCATTCCCCCGCCCGAGCGCGAGAACAAAATCTACATGAATTTCATCCGCTGA
- a CDS encoding 4Fe-4S binding protein, which yields MQSHHLVAYFSPAGSTRLVAETIRLRLAHHGHAATMIDLGKRNVPLREKLAPLVGKPCCLWIGSPVYCDHAVPVVSDFLAGLPSGLGGHGVAFVTWGGVTSGLALPELAQQLRAKGFIPVAAAKVLAVHSSLWQSPRPLGMGHPNGGDLALVERMVEAVVNNLANGSVQPLAQSALEYLSPALRADAAGKSLALAKASMPPLAADEQRCSRCGECALACPVAAIVLDPFPRIGAACVVCMQCVRVCPEEAFPYNAQAVAERIAAMAARSDEAKETAVFY from the coding sequence ATGCAGTCCCATCACCTTGTCGCCTATTTTTCACCCGCCGGATCGACCCGGCTGGTGGCCGAAACCATCCGCCTTCGTCTGGCCCATCACGGCCATGCGGCCACGATGATCGATCTGGGCAAGCGGAACGTCCCGCTCCGGGAAAAGCTGGCGCCCCTAGTCGGCAAGCCCTGCTGCCTGTGGATCGGTTCCCCGGTCTACTGCGACCATGCGGTTCCGGTGGTGAGTGATTTCCTGGCCGGCCTGCCGTCCGGTCTGGGCGGTCATGGCGTTGCCTTTGTCACCTGGGGCGGCGTGACCAGCGGCCTGGCCTTGCCCGAACTGGCACAACAGCTGCGGGCAAAGGGGTTCATACCCGTGGCCGCGGCCAAGGTACTGGCCGTGCATTCGTCCCTGTGGCAATCGCCACGGCCGCTGGGCATGGGCCATCCAAACGGCGGCGATCTGGCCCTGGTCGAGCGGATGGTGGAGGCGGTGGTGAACAATCTGGCCAACGGTTCCGTCCAGCCATTGGCACAATCGGCCCTGGAATACCTCTCGCCCGCGCTGCGCGCCGATGCCGCCGGCAAGAGTCTGGCCCTGGCCAAGGCGTCCATGCCGCCGCTCGCGGCCGATGAACAGCGGTGCAGCCGTTGCGGGGAGTGCGCCCTGGCCTGTCCGGTGGCCGCCATTGTTCTTGACCCTTTTCCGCGCATCGGAGCAGCCTGCGTGGTGTGCATGCAGTGCGTCCGCGTCTGTCCGGAAGAAGCCTTTCCCTACAATGCCCAGGCCGTGGCCGAACGCATTGCGGCCATGGCCGCGCGCAGCGATGAGGCCAAGGAAACGGCGGTCTTTTATTGA
- a CDS encoding serine/threonine protein kinase, translating to MEPHEQRQPASPRAPFAHLTPERILREVETALGRDCSNLCRSYNSYINRVFELADAEGNGLVAKFYRPGRWSRQALQDEHDFLLELAAEEIPVIAPLPLSDGSTLGCCDQTFFAVFPRKGGRCVDELLDEQWLEVGRLLARVHQVGERRRPRDRVTLHPAETTAAQVALLCDSGLIPVDLREAYARIATQIIELVQPLFARGEAIRIHGDCHRGNLIHRPGESFFLIDFDDMAVGPPVQDLWMLLPGPPEECPVELDLLLEGYETFRSVDRASLRLIEPLRAMRFVHYSAWCARQVLDDGATSVIPDFGSRGYWQREIADLHDQLARIREGQHPSGNAP from the coding sequence ATGGAACCCCACGAACAACGCCAGCCGGCCAGCCCGCGCGCTCCCTTTGCCCATCTGACCCCGGAACGCATCCTCCGCGAGGTCGAAACGGCCCTGGGGCGTGACTGCTCCAACCTGTGCCGCTCCTACAACAGCTACATCAACCGGGTGTTCGAGCTGGCCGATGCGGAGGGCAACGGCTTGGTGGCCAAATTCTACCGCCCGGGCCGCTGGTCGCGCCAGGCCTTGCAGGACGAGCACGACTTTCTCCTTGAGCTGGCGGCGGAGGAAATCCCGGTCATCGCGCCCCTGCCGCTAAGCGACGGTTCCACCCTCGGTTGCTGCGATCAGACCTTTTTTGCCGTTTTTCCGCGCAAGGGCGGGCGCTGCGTGGACGAGCTCCTCGACGAGCAATGGCTGGAGGTCGGCCGTCTGCTGGCGCGGGTGCACCAGGTGGGCGAGCGGCGGCGGCCGCGTGATCGGGTAACCCTGCATCCCGCCGAAACCACTGCGGCCCAGGTGGCGTTGCTGTGCGACAGCGGTCTGATCCCGGTGGATTTGCGTGAAGCCTACGCCCGGATCGCCACCCAGATCATCGAGCTCGTTCAGCCGCTTTTCGCCCGTGGCGAGGCGATCAGAATCCACGGCGACTGCCATCGGGGTAACCTGATCCACCGGCCGGGTGAATCGTTTTTCCTGATCGATTTCGATGACATGGCGGTTGGTCCGCCGGTCCAGGATCTGTGGATGCTGCTGCCCGGCCCCCCGGAAGAGTGCCCGGTCGAGCTGGACCTGCTGCTGGAGGGCTACGAAACCTTCCGCAGCGTTGACCGTGCCAGCCTTCGCCTGATCGAACCCCTGCGGGCCATGCGGTTTGTGCACTACTCGGCCTGGTGCGCCCGTCAGGTGCTCGACGATGGCGCCACCAGCGTGATCCCTGATTTCGGTTCGCGCGGGTATTGGCAGCGGGAAATCGCCGACCTCCACGATCAGTTGGCGCGAATCAGGGAAGGGCAACATCCGTCGGGCAATGCCCCCTGA
- a CDS encoding winged helix-turn-helix transcriptional regulator: MDAELDTERLIYRDKEYACGIDVTLAVVGGKWKASILWHLAGATMRFSDLQRQFADTTRKMLTQQLRELEADGLVHREVYPQVPPKVEYSLTDKGRSIFPILQQMCEWGKQYLRD; this comes from the coding sequence ATGGACGCTGAGCTCGACACGGAACGGTTGATCTACCGGGACAAAGAGTATGCCTGCGGCATCGACGTCACCCTGGCGGTGGTCGGCGGCAAATGGAAGGCCTCGATCCTCTGGCACCTGGCGGGGGCGACCATGCGTTTTTCCGACCTGCAGCGCCAGTTCGCCGACACCACCCGCAAAATGCTCACCCAGCAGCTGCGCGAGTTGGAGGCCGACGGTCTGGTTCACCGCGAAGTGTACCCGCAGGTACCGCCCAAGGTGGAGTATTCGCTCACCGACAAGGGGCGGAGTATCTTTCCCATCCTGCAACAGATGTGCGAGTGGGGCAAACAGTACCTGCGCGACTGA
- a CDS encoding LysE family transporter, whose protein sequence is MTLTLLSIFASSFMIAFSGAMMPGPLMTVTISESTRRGAVAGPLMIFGHGLLELVLAGALLSGFAAVLGRDDVFVVIALLGGATLFWMGCSMLRSLPTLQLPSVIAAETGKNLVLAGIVLSVCNPYWLIWWASIGLGYILHSARFGLLGVAAFFTGHLLADLLWYSLISFGISRGRRLFSPVAYRRLIGCCALFLLCFSCYFFYSGVEKLV, encoded by the coding sequence ATGACCCTGACCCTGCTGTCCATCTTCGCCTCGTCGTTCATGATCGCCTTTTCCGGGGCCATGATGCCCGGTCCGCTGATGACCGTGACCATCAGCGAAAGCACGCGGCGGGGCGCCGTCGCCGGCCCCCTGATGATCTTTGGCCACGGTTTGCTGGAGCTGGTCCTGGCCGGCGCCCTGCTCTCCGGTTTCGCCGCGGTGCTCGGCCGCGACGATGTCTTCGTCGTCATCGCCCTGCTGGGCGGGGCAACCCTCTTCTGGATGGGCTGCTCCATGCTGCGGAGTCTGCCCACCTTGCAGCTCCCCAGCGTCATCGCCGCAGAAACCGGAAAAAACCTGGTGCTCGCCGGCATCGTGCTCAGTGTGTGCAACCCCTACTGGCTGATCTGGTGGGCCTCCATCGGCCTGGGATATATCCTCCACTCGGCCCGCTTCGGGCTCCTTGGCGTGGCCGCCTTTTTCACCGGCCATCTCCTGGCTGACCTGCTGTGGTACAGCCTGATCTCCTTTGGCATCAGTCGGGGACGACGGCTGTTCAGCCCGGTCGCCTATCGTCGGCTGATCGGTTGCTGCGCCCTGTTTCTCCTTTGTTTTTCCTGCTACTTTTTCTACAGCGGCGTGGAAAAACTGGTGTGA
- a CDS encoding iron-containing alcohol dehydrogenase gives MFNFEFHNPTRIVFGRDRIKELNRLLPDGAKVLVLYGGGSVKQFGTLDKVRQALGSRAVIEFGGIEPNPRFPTLMRAVEVVRGEQIDFLLAVGGGSVMDGTKFIALASRFEGKAEDILLGRVKPAQLVSAVPLGTVVTLPATGSEMNSGGVISHQSGKYVFFHPLVFPQFSILDPTLTFTLPPTQVANGVIDTFIHTVEQYVTLPAEGRFQDRTAEGILRTLIEIGAATLDNPTDYDARANLMWCATNALNGLIGAGVPQDWTTHMIGHELTALFGLDHAKTLALVQPAVWKVRREQKRAKLLQFAERVWDLREGSEEERIDAAIAKTETFFERLGVATRLGAYGVGAERIDDVLNALEAHGLTALGEKREITLAESRKILEAAL, from the coding sequence ATGTTCAACTTCGAATTCCACAACCCGACACGGATCGTTTTCGGCAGGGACCGGATCAAGGAACTCAACCGCTTGCTGCCGGACGGAGCCAAGGTGTTGGTGCTGTACGGCGGCGGCAGCGTCAAGCAATTCGGCACCCTGGACAAGGTGCGCCAGGCTCTGGGCAGCCGCGCGGTGATCGAGTTCGGCGGCATCGAGCCCAACCCCCGTTTCCCCACCTTGATGCGGGCGGTGGAAGTGGTGCGCGGTGAACAGATCGACTTTTTGCTCGCCGTCGGCGGCGGCTCGGTCATGGACGGCACCAAGTTCATCGCCCTGGCCTCCCGCTTCGAGGGCAAGGCCGAGGATATTCTCCTGGGCAGGGTCAAACCGGCGCAACTCGTTTCCGCCGTTCCCCTGGGCACGGTGGTCACCCTGCCGGCAACCGGCTCGGAAATGAATTCGGGCGGGGTGATCAGCCATCAGAGCGGCAAGTACGTCTTCTTCCATCCGCTGGTCTTTCCCCAGTTCTCCATCCTCGACCCCACCCTCACCTTTACCCTGCCGCCCACGCAGGTGGCCAACGGGGTTATCGACACCTTCATCCACACCGTGGAGCAGTATGTCACCCTGCCGGCCGAGGGCCGCTTCCAGGACCGCACCGCCGAGGGCATCCTCCGCACCCTGATCGAGATCGGCGCGGCCACCTTGGACAACCCCACCGACTACGACGCCCGGGCCAACCTGATGTGGTGCGCCACCAACGCGCTCAACGGCCTGATCGGCGCCGGCGTGCCCCAGGACTGGACCACCCACATGATCGGTCACGAACTCACCGCCCTGTTCGGCCTCGACCACGCCAAGACGCTCGCCCTTGTCCAGCCGGCGGTATGGAAGGTGCGCCGGGAACAGAAACGGGCCAAGCTGCTGCAATTCGCCGAGCGGGTCTGGGATCTGCGGGAAGGGAGCGAGGAAGAGCGGATCGATGCGGCCATTGCCAAGACCGAAACCTTTTTCGAGAGGTTGGGGGTCGCCACCCGGCTTGGCGCTTACGGCGTGGGCGCGGAGCGGATCGATGATGTTCTCAACGCCTTGGAAGCGCACGGCCTGACCGCGCTGGGGGAAAAACGGGAGATTACCTTGGCCGAAAGCCGCAAGATACTGGAAGCGGCGCTCTGA
- a CDS encoding PhnD/SsuA/transferrin family substrate-binding protein: MACRNLLHFLRSRVCNHPAKVRRRLAAASLLFAIVLAALCPTLAAETKSLRFAPLPMENREAMVVQFRPMVAFLQKQLGVTIEFDFSEDYAQILKKFKAGTIDLAYLGPLPYVELRAQAPQAEPLVHFNEASGQPMYTCALISLADTPLPLDNLTHRRIALTQPLSTCGYLAVNGLLRQHGGSLENNSYRYLDKHDAVALAVVRGEFDAGGVKTAIGRKYAHLGIAILAETPPFPAFALIANRATLPAQTMEALRTALTQLDPNGADKEMLASWGESLRFGAVAASDRDFDPVRLYKGNLHIPTSSKQ; encoded by the coding sequence ATGGCCTGCCGAAACCTCCTTCATTTCCTGCGCAGCCGCGTCTGCAACCATCCGGCAAAGGTCCGGCGACGGCTCGCGGCCGCCTCGCTCCTGTTCGCCATCGTCCTGGCAGCGCTTTGCCCCACGCTGGCCGCCGAGACGAAAAGCCTGCGCTTTGCCCCCCTGCCCATGGAAAACCGCGAAGCCATGGTTGTCCAATTCCGGCCCATGGTGGCTTTTCTGCAAAAGCAGCTCGGGGTAACCATCGAATTTGACTTCTCCGAGGACTACGCCCAGATCCTGAAAAAATTCAAGGCGGGCACCATCGATCTCGCCTATCTGGGACCTTTGCCCTATGTCGAACTGCGGGCCCAAGCGCCGCAGGCCGAGCCGCTGGTTCATTTCAACGAGGCATCGGGCCAGCCGATGTACACCTGCGCCCTGATCAGCCTGGCCGACACGCCGTTGCCGCTCGACAACCTGACCCATCGCCGGATCGCTCTCACCCAGCCGCTGTCCACCTGCGGCTATCTGGCGGTCAACGGCCTGCTGCGGCAGCATGGCGGCAGCCTGGAGAACAACAGCTACCGCTATCTGGACAAGCATGATGCCGTGGCCCTGGCCGTGGTCCGAGGAGAGTTCGATGCCGGCGGCGTCAAGACGGCCATCGGCCGAAAATATGCTCATCTCGGCATAGCCATCCTGGCGGAAACGCCGCCCTTTCCCGCCTTTGCCCTGATCGCCAATCGGGCCACCTTGCCGGCACAGACCATGGAGGCTCTTCGCACGGCTCTCACCCAATTGGATCCGAATGGCGCGGACAAGGAAATGCTCGCCTCGTGGGGCGAGTCCCTTCGTTTTGGCGCGGTGGCCGCCTCGGACCGTGATTTTGACCCGGTCCGCCTCTACAAGGGCAATCTGCACATACCGACCAGCAGCAAGCAATGA
- a CDS encoding PAS domain S-box protein, whose translation MNRSVSITHQGPLGFLVITVLCTLSLGLFLHSNKLNKEKSHFSEHQAILDTAYRASIQSYRLAMESFYHNALNTPQTLDLFAQGVNSQGLQRDLARGRLYRHLFGAYEAMRRQNLFQLHFHLADGTSYLRFFQPERHGDPLFEARPSVRLCNTEKRVIQGLEIGKIRSGFRYVFPLAQGGRHLGSVEVSVTFKSIIDALRELGPEREYAYVLNKRLLDTYLFPEQRWLYSPATIHDDYLVEDANAVLPDSPAPLSATAKAINALLGKRKDVHQAMHAGQPLTLAVVLDATTHTVSLLPLHDVTGRLSGYLLTYAPDPIIGKFQQEFYILLLYTIAVCCLVFALLWRLRRRSQALDEERRNLSAMNNALAEGIYMQNRDGVITRVNPAACQLLGYDADELLGQVAHDLFHRHGGNGAVPKEACPFFQTVHHSGQGYDGEEYFLCKNGELLLMEIASRPIFQQGTVVGSVTAFRDITERKHTEAALLQSEENGRKLMTAVEQSPASVVITDSDGTIEYVNQKFVQKSGFSVEEALGQNPRILKSGMMPEEIYKELWQTITAGLEWKGELHNKRKDGTLYWEAVSISPIRNEQGTITHFIAIKEDITDRMRMEAELRENERIQRTLIESLPIGLAIIDGESRIIEEVNPLAASLFGADRETIIGRECHHFLCPQDELSCPIIDRGLAVDNSDRLMLRADGTTLPVLKTVRMITIKGRRKLLECFVDIRERKQAEESVREANRQLEAAIVRAERLAREAESASRAKSQFLANMSHEIRTPMNAIIGMTHLAMQTRDDDKRGRFLDTVRHSAESLLGLLNDILDFSKMEAGQLKLSTAPFSPRQLLEEVMATLQMPAGEKGLRLAMDIAPNLPPCLVGDDLRLRQILLNLVGNAIKFTAAGSITLRITQEQPSSGGSEPLIHFTVIDTGIGIAEEKRALIFNSFEQADNSYVRQYGGTGLGLSICKQLVTLMGGKIWVESRINQGSAFHVLVPLPVCDQPLPADGADREAAAAKRTGLRILVVDDNEVNRDVASMLLEGEHRVNTAGNGLEALRALALNRYDVVLMDVQMPVLDGLAATTAIRAIEQQRPLAIELPPEISDPLAANLKGRHLTIVAMTAHAMGGDREMCLAAGMDTYITKPFQPGQLLEVLGPFDRPSAPRTEAPAPSTARPPATGVAAPPRPSRQTVRDALQHATLLEAEQIERILEAARSSITGTLAQAAAAIEQDDLAALARCAHTLKGTLLQCGLDHWADKAQEIHDGAKQGRDLPFAERLEALKQGLSDLLQ comes from the coding sequence ATGAACCGCTCCGTTTCCATCACGCACCAGGGCCCCCTCGGGTTTCTCGTCATCACCGTGCTCTGCACCCTGAGCCTTGGCCTGTTCCTGCACTCCAACAAACTCAACAAGGAAAAAAGCCATTTTTCCGAGCACCAGGCCATTCTCGACACCGCCTACCGCGCCAGCATCCAGTCCTACCGCCTGGCCATGGAGAGCTTTTACCACAACGCCCTCAACACCCCCCAAACGCTTGACCTATTCGCCCAGGGGGTGAACAGCCAGGGGCTCCAGCGCGATCTGGCCAGGGGCAGGCTTTATCGCCACCTCTTTGGCGCCTACGAGGCGATGCGGCGCCAGAACCTGTTCCAACTCCACTTCCACCTGGCCGACGGCACCAGCTATCTGCGCTTTTTTCAACCCGAGCGCCACGGCGACCCCCTGTTCGAGGCCCGGCCCAGCGTGCGGCTGTGCAACACCGAAAAGCGGGTCATCCAGGGATTGGAAATCGGCAAGATCCGCTCCGGTTTTCGCTATGTCTTCCCCTTGGCCCAGGGTGGCCGCCATCTTGGCAGCGTCGAGGTCAGCGTCACCTTCAAATCGATCATCGACGCCCTGCGCGAACTTGGACCGGAACGGGAATACGCCTATGTGCTCAACAAACGGCTGCTCGACACCTATCTCTTTCCCGAGCAGCGTTGGCTGTACAGCCCGGCAACCATCCATGACGACTACCTGGTGGAAGACGCCAACGCCGTGCTGCCCGACAGCCCGGCCCCGCTTTCCGCCACCGCCAAGGCCATCAATGCCCTGCTCGGCAAGAGAAAGGACGTGCACCAGGCCATGCACGCCGGCCAGCCGCTGACCCTCGCCGTCGTACTTGACGCAACCACCCATACGGTCTCCCTGCTGCCGCTTCATGACGTCACCGGCCGTCTGTCGGGGTATCTGCTCACCTACGCCCCTGATCCGATCATTGGCAAATTTCAGCAGGAATTTTATATCCTTCTGCTCTATACCATCGCCGTGTGCTGCCTGGTCTTCGCCCTGCTCTGGCGTCTGCGCCGCCGCAGTCAGGCCCTGGACGAAGAACGGCGCAATCTCAGCGCCATGAACAACGCCCTGGCCGAAGGCATCTATATGCAGAACCGGGACGGGGTGATCACCCGGGTCAACCCGGCCGCCTGCCAGCTGCTCGGCTACGACGCGGACGAATTGCTCGGCCAGGTGGCCCATGACCTGTTCCATCGGCATGGCGGCAACGGCGCCGTGCCCAAGGAAGCGTGCCCCTTTTTCCAGACCGTGCACCATAGCGGCCAAGGATACGATGGCGAAGAGTATTTCCTCTGCAAGAACGGAGAGCTGCTGCTCATGGAGATCGCCAGCCGTCCCATTTTTCAGCAGGGTACCGTGGTCGGCTCGGTGACCGCCTTCCGTGATATCACCGAACGCAAGCATACCGAGGCGGCCCTGCTGCAAAGCGAGGAAAACGGCCGCAAGCTGATGACCGCCGTGGAACAGAGTCCGGCCAGCGTGGTGATCACCGACAGCGACGGCACCATCGAGTACGTCAATCAGAAGTTCGTGCAGAAATCGGGCTTCAGCGTCGAGGAGGCCCTGGGGCAGAATCCCCGAATCCTCAAGTCCGGCATGATGCCCGAGGAAATCTATAAAGAGCTGTGGCAGACCATCACCGCCGGTCTCGAATGGAAGGGCGAACTGCACAACAAGCGCAAGGACGGCACCCTCTACTGGGAGGCTGTCTCCATTTCCCCGATCCGCAACGAACAAGGCACGATCACCCATTTCATCGCCATCAAGGAGGACATCACCGACCGGATGCGGATGGAGGCGGAACTGCGGGAAAACGAACGCATCCAGCGCACCCTGATCGAGAGCCTGCCCATCGGCCTGGCGATCATCGACGGCGAAAGCCGGATCATCGAGGAGGTCAACCCGCTGGCCGCCTCCCTGTTCGGCGCCGACCGCGAAACGATCATCGGCAGAGAATGCCACCATTTCCTCTGCCCCCAGGATGAGCTTTCCTGCCCGATCATCGACCGGGGATTGGCGGTCGACAATTCGGACCGGCTGATGCTCCGCGCCGACGGCACCACCTTGCCGGTGCTGAAGACGGTCCGGATGATCACCATCAAGGGCCGCCGCAAGCTGCTGGAATGCTTTGTCGATATCCGCGAACGCAAACAGGCCGAGGAAAGCGTGCGCGAGGCCAACCGGCAACTGGAGGCCGCCATTGTCCGTGCCGAGCGGCTGGCGCGGGAGGCGGAGTCGGCCAGTCGGGCCAAATCGCAGTTCCTGGCCAACATGAGCCATGAGATCCGCACGCCGATGAACGCTATCATCGGCATGACCCATCTGGCCATGCAGACCCGGGACGACGACAAGCGCGGGCGTTTCCTGGACACGGTGCGCCATTCGGCCGAAAGCCTGCTGGGACTGCTCAACGACATCCTCGATTTTTCCAAGATGGAGGCCGGCCAGCTGAAGTTGAGCACGGCCCCTTTTTCGCCGCGTCAGCTGCTTGAGGAGGTGATGGCCACCCTGCAGATGCCGGCCGGGGAAAAGGGATTGCGGCTGGCGATGGATATCGCCCCCAATCTGCCGCCCTGTCTGGTCGGCGATGACCTGCGGCTGCGGCAGATCCTGCTCAATCTGGTCGGCAACGCGATCAAATTCACCGCCGCCGGATCAATCACCCTGCGCATCACCCAGGAGCAGCCATCGAGCGGGGGCAGCGAACCGCTGATCCATTTCACGGTCATCGATACCGGCATCGGCATTGCCGAGGAAAAACGCGCCTTGATTTTCAACAGTTTTGAACAGGCCGACAACTCCTATGTCCGGCAATATGGCGGCACCGGCCTGGGATTGTCCATCTGCAAGCAGTTGGTGACCCTGATGGGCGGGAAAATCTGGGTGGAAAGCCGGATCAACCAGGGCAGCGCCTTCCACGTCCTCGTGCCCCTGCCGGTCTGTGATCAACCGCTGCCGGCCGATGGCGCGGACCGGGAAGCGGCGGCCGCGAAACGCACCGGCCTGCGCATCTTGGTGGTGGATGACAACGAGGTTAATCGGGATGTGGCCAGCATGCTGCTGGAGGGGGAACATCGGGTCAATACCGCCGGCAACGGCCTGGAGGCCTTGCGCGCCCTGGCGCTGAACCGCTACGACGTGGTGCTGATGGATGTGCAGATGCCGGTATTGGACGGCCTGGCCGCCACAACCGCGATCCGGGCCATCGAACAGCAGCGGCCGCTGGCCATCGAACTGCCGCCGGAAATCAGCGACCCGCTGGCCGCCAATCTCAAGGGGCGTCATCTGACCATCGTGGCCATGACCGCCCACGCCATGGGCGGCGACCGTGAGATGTGCCTGGCCGCCGGCATGGACACCTACATCACCAAACCTTTTCAGCCCGGCCAGCTGCTCGAGGTACTGGGTCCATTCGACAGGCCTTCCGCTCCCCGCACGGAAGCACCGGCGCCATCGACCGCGCGCCCCCCAGCCACCGGGGTGGCTGCACCGCCTCGGCCATCCAGGCAAACAGTGCGCGACGCCCTGCAGCACGCCACACTGCTGGAAGCGGAGCAGATCGAACGCATCCTGGAGGCGGCCCGGTCAAGCATCACCGGCACCCTCGCCCAGGCAGCGGCGGCGATCGAACAGGACGACCTGGCCGCCTTGGCCAGATGCGCCCATACTCTCAAGGGAACCTTGTTGCAATGCGGGCTTGACCACTGGGCGGACAAAGCCCAGGAGATCCACGACGGTGCCAAGCAGGGCCGCGACCTGCCTTTTGCCGAGCGTCTCGAAGCGCTCAAACAGGGACTGTCGGACCTGCTTCAATAA
- a CDS encoding DUF4149 domain-containing protein, with amino-acid sequence MHLLTILHNLAVSCWLGGAALFTFILTPKLFAALSRDLAGNIVSLLFPGYFRWGLACGTVALLCHVLNRGRFAAASLALITVMLLLTSVQAFVLEPRAAALKQSITSFETTAKDDPLRVRFRQLHGLSMAANLAVIAGGVVLVILASLPAVPATVATESGNPTATSRKRFP; translated from the coding sequence ATGCATCTGCTGACCATTCTCCATAACCTTGCCGTGAGCTGCTGGCTGGGCGGCGCGGCCCTGTTCACCTTCATCCTCACCCCCAAACTCTTTGCCGCTCTGTCCCGCGATCTGGCGGGCAACATCGTCAGCCTGCTCTTTCCCGGCTACTTCCGCTGGGGTCTGGCCTGCGGGACGGTGGCCCTGCTGTGCCACGTGCTCAACCGGGGCCGCTTTGCCGCGGCATCCCTGGCGCTCATCACCGTGATGCTGCTGCTCACCTCGGTGCAGGCCTTTGTCCTCGAACCGCGTGCCGCCGCGTTGAAACAATCGATCACCTCCTTTGAGACCACCGCCAAGGACGATCCGCTGCGAGTGCGGTTCCGCCAGCTGCACGGCCTGTCCATGGCGGCCAACCTGGCGGTGATCGCCGGCGGGGTGGTGCTGGTGATCCTTGCCTCCCTGCCCGCGGTTCCGGCAACCGTGGCGACGGAGTCGGGCAATCCCACCGCAACGTCACGGAAGCGGTTCCCATGA